A genomic stretch from Limisphaerales bacterium includes:
- a CDS encoding class I SAM-dependent methyltransferase, whose amino-acid sequence MDRTQPIELSKTVASSTERQDAGSRFDHLARPYRWLEYAVFGRGLLRCRFDLLPWLADAKRVLTVGEGDGRFVAELVRRFPKLQVDCVEASAAMIVRAQARLPAEAKVTFYHADARELDFSKAKYDAMVTCFFLDCFSEKTLADLMPRMAASVRPEGQWLVAEFGQPSRGWPAWHARGWLALMYFFFRLATRLEARRLPDWEREMARLNFACSNRITRRWSLMASTRWKVARINSQNSR is encoded by the coding sequence ATGGATCGGACGCAACCCATTGAATTGTCGAAGACGGTTGCATCCTCGACCGAACGGCAAGATGCCGGGAGCAGGTTTGACCACCTCGCTCGGCCGTATCGGTGGCTGGAATATGCGGTGTTCGGGCGGGGGTTGTTGCGGTGCCGGTTTGATTTATTGCCGTGGCTGGCGGATGCGAAGCGGGTACTCACGGTGGGCGAGGGAGATGGCCGGTTTGTGGCGGAATTGGTGCGGCGATTTCCAAAACTTCAAGTGGATTGCGTGGAAGCGAGCGCGGCAATGATTGTCCGCGCGCAAGCGCGTTTGCCCGCTGAAGCAAAGGTGACGTTTTACCACGCGGATGCGCGTGAATTGGATTTTTCGAAAGCCAAATACGACGCAATGGTGACGTGTTTTTTTCTCGATTGTTTTTCCGAGAAAACGCTGGCTGATTTGATGCCGCGAATGGCAGCGAGCGTGCGCCCGGAGGGGCAATGGTTGGTGGCGGAATTCGGCCAACCCTCGCGTGGTTGGCCGGCGTGGCATGCGCGGGGATGGCTGGCATTGATGTATTTTTTCTTTCGTCTCGCCACGCGTCTCGAGGCGAGGCGGTTACCGGATTGGGAGCGCGAAATGGCACGGCTCAACTTCGCTTGCTCCAATCGCATCACGCGTCGTTGGAGTTTGATGGCCTCCACCCGTTGGAAGGTTGCCCGAATAAACTCGCAAAACAGCAGGTAA
- a CDS encoding DUF1501 domain-containing protein: protein MLNFISSQTGPRFCDGHSRRSFLQIGGMAMGGLSLPQLLAAEKAAPKSKNRLGHKAVIMVYLPGGPTHHDTFDLKTGASSDIRSCFKPIRTKVPGVHICELLPKLAKAMDKLIIIRSLVGLKNRHESFQCYSGRPGGKPTDNEPAGGWPTLGSVVSRLQGPGPNNLPSYIDAGPQMRHKPYNVAGLHDPPGPISWPGFTGQRHTPFRLYGQGKSDLMLNNITVKRLEDRKGLLTGFDDFRRAADARSEADADPFREQAFSILNSSRLARALDLKNENPKTIARYGISKPTTESFGGAAKNPQQLLLARRLVEAGARCVTVAFGAWDWHANRGGTLKQLAEWDLPDFDHALATLVTDLHERGLDQDVTVVVWGEFGRTPKINEKGGRDHWPNVAPALLAGGGMRTGQVIGSTTKDGGEANGRPVHVQEVFATLYNNLGINLDTATITDLQGRPHYLVDPSYKPLSEVS from the coding sequence ATGCTGAATTTCATCAGCAGTCAGACGGGACCACGGTTTTGCGATGGACATTCGCGCCGGTCATTTCTGCAAATCGGCGGGATGGCGATGGGCGGGTTGTCGCTGCCGCAACTCCTCGCTGCCGAGAAAGCCGCGCCGAAATCAAAAAACCGGCTCGGCCACAAGGCCGTGATCATGGTTTACCTCCCCGGCGGCCCGACGCATCACGATACGTTTGATTTGAAAACGGGTGCCTCATCGGATATCCGCAGTTGTTTCAAACCTATCCGCACCAAAGTGCCCGGCGTCCACATCTGTGAACTGCTGCCCAAGCTGGCCAAGGCGATGGACAAGCTGATCATCATCCGCTCGCTGGTCGGTTTGAAAAATCGCCATGAATCGTTCCAATGCTACAGCGGGCGACCCGGCGGCAAACCCACGGACAACGAACCCGCCGGCGGCTGGCCCACACTCGGCTCGGTGGTCAGCCGCCTCCAAGGCCCCGGCCCGAACAACCTGCCATCGTACATCGACGCCGGCCCGCAGATGCGCCATAAACCTTACAACGTGGCCGGCCTTCACGATCCCCCCGGGCCCATTTCCTGGCCGGGCTTCACCGGCCAACGCCACACGCCCTTCCGCCTTTACGGACAGGGTAAAAGCGATTTGATGCTCAACAACATCACCGTCAAGCGCCTTGAAGACCGCAAGGGTTTGCTGACCGGTTTCGATGATTTTCGCCGTGCAGCCGATGCCCGCAGCGAGGCGGACGCAGATCCCTTTCGCGAACAGGCATTTTCCATTTTGAACAGCAGCCGCCTCGCGCGGGCATTGGATTTGAAAAATGAAAATCCAAAAACCATCGCGCGCTACGGAATTTCCAAGCCGACCACCGAGAGCTTTGGCGGCGCGGCGAAGAATCCGCAGCAACTCCTGCTCGCGCGACGCTTGGTGGAAGCCGGTGCGCGCTGCGTCACCGTTGCCTTCGGCGCATGGGATTGGCACGCCAATCGCGGCGGCACACTCAAGCAACTCGCCGAGTGGGATTTACCCGACTTCGACCACGCGCTGGCCACCCTCGTCACCGACCTTCACGAGCGCGGTTTGGATCAGGACGTCACCGTCGTCGTGTGGGGTGAGTTTGGCCGCACACCGAAGATCAATGAAAAAGGCGGCCGCGATCATTGGCCGAACGTCGCCCCCGCCCTCCTCGCCGGCGGCGGTATGCGCACGGGCCAAGTCATCGGCAGCACAACCAAGGACGGCGGCGAAGCTAACGGCCGTCCCGTGCACGTCCAGGAAGTATTCGCCACACTCTACAATAACCTCGGCATCAATCTCGATACCGCCACCATCACCGACCTCCAAGGTCGCCCTCACTATTTGGTGGATCCCAGTTATAAACCGCTGTCGGAAGTAAGTTGA
- a CDS encoding sulfatase-like hydrolase/transferase translates to MKQIILFLSIFLCGLTQAKPPNIVVILTDDQGWGDLSLNGNTDLATPHIDSLARDGARFDRFFVCAVCSPTRAEFLTGRYHVRSGVYSTSAGGERMDLDELTIADTFKAGGYATGAFGKWHNGMQYPYHPNGRGFEEYYGFCSGHWGDYFSPPLEHNGRIVQGKGFCIDDFTNQAMAFIERSHQSGKPFFAYLPYNTPHSPMQVPDRWWNKFKDKDIKLHNRDPRRENLPHLRCALAMCENIDWNVGRLLKKLDQLGVANDTIVMFFHDNGPNGVRWNGGMKGRKGSTDEGGVRSPLLVRWPARVKAGTFVKPIASVMDVLPTLADCAGVSVASKKPLDGRSLKPLLLGQKAVWKDRTIINHWRGKVSARTQRYRLDHQGKLFDMVTDPGQGKDISAAQPKVTEDLRKKVAHWKEAVLAELGEDTRPFVIAHPDYLWTQIPARDGTAHGGIKRSNKFPNCSYFSNWTSKDDEITWPVEVAASGRYAVTLHYAVPKGDEGARMQLSYGMSFKTPDGKMKGYGSAVGVTLFKPHDVPVRGHENDRVQRMESYVKDFKPIEMGTLNLKKGQGTLTLKALEIPGKTALEFRLLMLRRIK, encoded by the coding sequence GTGAAGCAGATCATACTATTTCTCTCCATTTTCCTTTGCGGATTAACACAGGCAAAGCCGCCCAATATCGTTGTCATTCTCACGGATGATCAGGGTTGGGGGGATCTCAGTCTGAATGGCAACACGGATCTGGCGACGCCGCATATTGATTCGCTGGCGCGGGATGGGGCGCGGTTTGATCGTTTCTTTGTCTGTGCGGTGTGTTCGCCCACGCGCGCGGAATTTCTCACCGGCCGCTATCATGTGCGCAGTGGCGTGTACAGCACCTCGGCCGGTGGTGAGCGCATGGATCTCGATGAGCTCACTATTGCCGATACGTTCAAGGCAGGCGGTTACGCCACGGGCGCTTTCGGCAAATGGCACAACGGCATGCAGTATCCGTATCATCCGAATGGGCGCGGGTTTGAGGAGTACTACGGCTTTTGCTCCGGCCATTGGGGCGATTATTTCAGTCCGCCGCTGGAGCACAATGGCCGCATTGTACAGGGCAAAGGTTTTTGCATCGACGATTTTACCAACCAAGCCATGGCGTTCATAGAGCGCAGTCATCAGTCGGGCAAACCGTTCTTTGCCTATCTGCCCTACAACACGCCACATTCGCCCATGCAGGTGCCGGACCGGTGGTGGAACAAGTTTAAGGATAAAGACATTAAATTGCACAACCGCGATCCGCGTCGGGAAAACCTGCCGCACTTGCGGTGTGCCTTGGCGATGTGCGAGAACATCGATTGGAACGTCGGCCGTCTGTTGAAGAAGCTCGATCAACTGGGCGTGGCCAATGACACGATCGTGATGTTCTTTCATGACAACGGCCCGAACGGCGTGCGCTGGAACGGCGGCATGAAAGGCCGTAAAGGCTCGACGGACGAAGGCGGCGTGCGCTCGCCGCTTTTGGTGCGTTGGCCGGCACGAGTGAAGGCGGGCACATTTGTGAAGCCGATCGCCTCGGTGATGGATGTGTTACCCACCTTGGCGGATTGCGCGGGTGTTTCGGTAGCCAGCAAAAAGCCCCTGGATGGCCGTAGTCTCAAGCCTTTGCTGCTCGGGCAAAAGGCGGTTTGGAAAGACCGCACGATCATCAATCATTGGAGGGGCAAGGTGAGTGCGCGCACACAGCGGTATCGGCTCGATCATCAGGGTAAACTCTTTGACATGGTGACGGATCCGGGGCAGGGCAAAGACATTAGCGCCGCGCAGCCCAAAGTGACAGAGGATTTGCGCAAGAAAGTGGCGCACTGGAAGGAGGCCGTGTTGGCCGAACTGGGCGAAGACACACGGCCATTTGTGATTGCGCATCCGGATTACTTATGGACACAGATCCCGGCCCGCGACGGCACCGCTCATGGCGGCATCAAGCGTTCCAATAAATTTCCCAATTGTTCGTACTTTTCCAATTGGACCTCGAAGGACGACGAGATCACTTGGCCGGTCGAAGTAGCTGCCAGCGGTCGTTATGCGGTGACGCTCCACTACGCTGTGCCGAAGGGCGACGAGGGCGCGCGGATGCAGTTATCTTACGGCATGAGTTTTAAAACGCCGGACGGAAAAATGAAGGGGTACGGCAGTGCAGTGGGGGTGACACTATTTAAGCCGCATGATGTGCCGGTGCGCGGCCACGAAAATGATCGCGTGCAACGCATGGAATCCTACGTGAAAGATTTTAAACCGATCGAAATGGGCACCCTCAACCTGAAGAAAGGCCAGGGCACTCTCACGCTCAAGGCTCTGGAAATTCCAGGCAAAACGGCGCTGGAATTTAGGTTGCTCATGCTGCGCCGGATAAAATGA
- a CDS encoding prepilin-type N-terminal cleavage/methylation domain-containing protein has translation MPPNLRCMQSSRARHGFTMVELVVILAVVGLLAGLIIPSLVKARHQASASRCLDNCRAIGEAFIQYSRDNDGRLVPFSQPRPGEIEKNESSDLYWTELLGTDAGEHEPWQCPECRDGSHGGLAYNRLLANRGIKIGQVLKPAHTVVIGDAGPVANPEETNPDLWREDVSSKMTVATRVRFAVPGTPSWRPPRQSSVRMLNRHRGRTSAIFADGHAMRLPVSHIGFQHEAGDARALWDNQ, from the coding sequence ATGCCACCCAATCTGCGCTGCATGCAATCCTCCCGTGCGCGCCATGGATTTACCATGGTGGAATTGGTTGTTATTTTGGCAGTCGTCGGATTGCTTGCGGGACTGATTATTCCCTCCCTAGTCAAGGCACGCCATCAAGCTTCGGCGTCGCGATGTCTCGATAATTGCCGCGCAATCGGCGAGGCTTTCATTCAATACTCGCGAGACAACGACGGCCGATTGGTGCCATTCAGCCAACCGCGCCCGGGTGAGATCGAAAAAAACGAATCCTCCGATTTATATTGGACTGAATTGCTGGGCACCGATGCCGGCGAACATGAACCGTGGCAATGCCCTGAATGCCGTGACGGCTCTCATGGAGGGTTGGCGTACAACCGTTTGCTAGCTAACCGCGGAATCAAAATCGGGCAGGTCCTCAAGCCGGCACACACCGTGGTAATTGGCGACGCCGGTCCGGTGGCCAATCCCGAAGAAACAAATCCCGATTTGTGGCGTGAGGATGTCTCCAGTAAAATGACCGTGGCCACCCGCGTGCGCTTTGCCGTGCCGGGCACACCTTCATGGCGCCCCCCCCGGCAATCCTCCGTGCGAATGCTTAACCGACACCGCGGTCGCACCAGCGCTATTTTTGCTGACGGCCATGCGATGCGTCTGCCCGTGAGCCATATTGGATTCCAACACGAGGCCGGCGATGCCCGGGCCCTCTGGGATAATCAGTAA
- a CDS encoding DUF1553 domain-containing protein has translation MKIAICTLLLLAGPLLAGTPEAMMLLKANCFACHNPDKEKGGLDLTTRAGLLRGSDEGKAIIPGKAPASRLIQVIQTGSDPHMPPKGQLTPRAIGMLEDWVNAGAPWNAAALKDKPRPAPAKLGTLPPGYTPALAVALAPDGKRLALARANTIFIHDLTAKNKHIATLTGHRDAVQSLTWSADGKWLASGGYRSVRLWNTEWELARELTGFAGRVTAIVFSPDNTSLFTADDGHVRRWSVADGKSTGHWQAHQDTVYGLALSRDGKQIATASADETAKVWSIADQNATATLEGHHGAVYAVAFKSDGKQLATGSADHEMLVWDLQSKQKLTEVRNHKGGVTALRWTPDDKALVTACEDGLVRIFTDIKPHDGAQRSGTAKERKLTGASGRLHSVASSTDAKRVIAGNHAGDVFIWQDNRLTATLKAEAAIKPNGKISFIKDVLPILSKAGCSAGSCHAKAGGQHGFQLSVFAYDTHKDWREITADAHGRRVFPAFPSESLIVKKATLAMPHEGGQRIKPGSNSDRVLQQWIREGMAYQHEGEPQLTRLSVEPAARIYRLGQTQHLKVTAHFSNGSRRDVTALSKFVSNDTEMAAVDEAGRVTVGRMNGEGTLVVRYMGQVAIARVTVPAARKISAEKYAALPAINFIDELAYAQFQRLGLLPSELCSDAEFLRRASLDTIGRLPTVEEARTFLDDKTKSPAKRRALIERLLKHPAYGDYWANKWADLVRPNPDRAGLKSVYVLDQWLREAFRANQPMDQFARAMIMASGSTHRFGPAVVYRDKRTPEEMAKIFSQAFLGTRLECARCHNHPNEQWTQSDFYSLAAFFAQVKRKGSGVSPPISGGTEFFYHGGSGSVNHPVTGKTLAPKPPAGPLAQIAIGADPRAALVDWIVEPDNPFFARAMVNRVWSVYFGRGLVNPVDDLRASNPAMNAALLDALATHFVRIKFDQKALIRTVMQSRLYQLSHTPNESNTADTRNFSRMYLRRLRAEVLMDVINDVTGVPSSFGATWPGARAIETWNFKISSEFLDAFGRPNSSSDPPCERNTSGTIVQALHLMHGDGVQKKITHAQGRARRLADSKKTVTEIADEVYLAALSRRPTKKETDLVKKFYQGHKVDEDDETNRRSATEDFIWAIINSAEFVFNH, from the coding sequence ATGAAAATTGCGATTTGCACTCTATTACTGTTGGCCGGTCCGCTGTTGGCGGGCACCCCGGAGGCGATGATGTTGCTGAAAGCAAATTGTTTTGCCTGCCATAATCCGGACAAGGAAAAGGGCGGGCTGGATCTCACCACGCGCGCGGGATTGTTGCGCGGCAGCGATGAGGGCAAGGCGATTATCCCCGGCAAGGCCCCGGCTAGTCGGCTCATTCAAGTCATCCAAACCGGCTCGGATCCGCATATGCCGCCAAAGGGGCAACTGACTCCGCGGGCGATTGGCATGCTGGAGGATTGGGTGAATGCCGGCGCACCGTGGAACGCCGCTGCGTTAAAAGATAAACCGCGGCCGGCTCCCGCGAAGCTTGGCACATTACCCCCCGGTTACACCCCGGCGCTGGCCGTGGCATTGGCCCCGGACGGGAAACGACTGGCGCTGGCGCGGGCCAACACGATTTTCATTCACGATTTGACGGCCAAAAACAAACACATTGCCACGCTCACCGGCCATCGCGATGCGGTGCAGTCGCTAACGTGGAGTGCCGATGGCAAATGGCTGGCCAGCGGGGGCTATCGTTCGGTGCGTTTATGGAATACGGAGTGGGAACTCGCACGCGAGTTGACCGGCTTTGCCGGTCGCGTCACGGCAATTGTTTTTTCACCGGACAACACGTCCCTCTTCACGGCGGACGACGGGCACGTGCGAAGGTGGTCGGTTGCCGATGGCAAATCGACCGGCCATTGGCAGGCACACCAAGATACGGTTTACGGACTTGCACTGAGCCGGGATGGAAAACAAATCGCCACCGCCAGTGCGGATGAAACGGCGAAGGTGTGGAGTATCGCGGACCAAAACGCGACGGCCACGCTGGAGGGGCATCACGGCGCGGTGTACGCGGTGGCGTTTAAGAGCGACGGCAAGCAATTGGCCACGGGCAGCGCAGATCACGAAATGTTGGTTTGGGATTTGCAGTCAAAGCAAAAGCTGACAGAAGTTCGCAACCACAAGGGCGGCGTGACGGCGCTGCGCTGGACACCCGACGACAAGGCGCTGGTGACTGCATGCGAGGATGGCCTTGTACGAATTTTTACAGACATCAAACCGCACGATGGCGCGCAACGCTCAGGCACGGCAAAGGAACGCAAACTTACTGGCGCAAGTGGGCGGCTGCACAGCGTTGCCAGCTCGACTGACGCCAAGAGGGTCATCGCCGGCAACCACGCGGGCGACGTGTTCATTTGGCAAGACAATCGCCTCACCGCCACGCTCAAGGCGGAAGCTGCGATTAAACCGAACGGCAAAATTAGTTTCATCAAGGACGTGCTACCGATTCTCAGCAAGGCCGGCTGCAGCGCGGGCTCATGCCACGCCAAGGCGGGAGGGCAACACGGGTTCCAACTCTCGGTGTTTGCGTACGACACTCATAAGGACTGGCGCGAAATCACGGCCGATGCCCACGGGCGCCGCGTGTTTCCAGCCTTCCCTTCGGAAAGTCTCATCGTAAAAAAAGCCACGCTCGCCATGCCGCACGAGGGTGGTCAGCGCATCAAACCCGGCTCAAATTCCGATCGCGTGCTGCAGCAATGGATCCGTGAAGGCATGGCGTATCAACACGAAGGCGAACCGCAGCTCACGCGCCTGTCCGTGGAACCGGCCGCGCGCATTTATCGGTTGGGGCAAACACAACACTTGAAAGTCACCGCGCATTTTTCAAATGGCAGCCGCCGCGACGTGACGGCGTTATCAAAGTTTGTTTCCAATGACACCGAGATGGCCGCCGTGGACGAGGCTGGGCGTGTGACCGTGGGCCGCATGAATGGCGAAGGCACGCTGGTGGTGCGCTACATGGGGCAGGTTGCCATCGCGCGCGTGACAGTGCCGGCGGCCAGGAAAATTTCGGCTGAAAAATACGCCGCGCTGCCGGCAATTAATTTTATTGATGAACTGGCCTACGCGCAGTTTCAGCGGCTCGGGCTGTTGCCTAGCGAGTTGTGTTCGGACGCGGAATTTCTCCGGCGCGCTTCGCTGGATACCATTGGCCGGCTGCCGACGGTCGAGGAAGCGCGCACATTTCTTGACGACAAAACCAAGTCGCCCGCCAAGCGGCGCGCGCTCATCGAGCGGTTGCTGAAGCATCCCGCGTATGGCGATTATTGGGCGAATAAATGGGCGGACCTTGTGCGCCCCAACCCGGATCGTGCTGGGCTCAAGAGCGTGTACGTGCTCGACCAATGGTTGCGCGAGGCGTTCCGTGCCAATCAACCGATGGATCAATTTGCGCGCGCGATGATCATGGCCAGCGGCAGCACGCATCGATTCGGGCCGGCTGTCGTTTATCGCGACAAGCGGACGCCTGAAGAGATGGCCAAAATTTTCAGTCAGGCTTTTCTCGGTACGCGGCTGGAGTGCGCGCGCTGCCACAATCATCCCAACGAACAATGGACACAGTCGGATTTCTATTCGCTTGCCGCCTTTTTTGCACAGGTGAAGCGCAAGGGGTCGGGCGTGTCGCCGCCTATTTCCGGCGGCACGGAATTTTTTTATCACGGGGGCAGCGGCAGCGTGAATCATCCGGTTACCGGCAAAACCCTTGCGCCCAAGCCGCCTGCCGGTCCGCTTGCCCAGATTGCCATTGGTGCGGATCCGCGCGCGGCGTTGGTTGATTGGATCGTAGAGCCGGACAATCCATTTTTCGCGCGTGCAATGGTGAACCGAGTGTGGAGTGTTTATTTCGGACGCGGCTTGGTGAATCCGGTGGATGACCTTCGTGCTTCCAATCCCGCGATGAACGCCGCGTTGCTTGATGCGTTGGCAACCCATTTTGTCAGAATTAAATTCGATCAAAAGGCACTCATTCGCACCGTGATGCAAAGTCGTTTGTACCAACTCAGCCACACTCCGAATGAATCCAATACCGCGGACACGCGGAATTTTTCGCGGATGTATTTGCGCCGTCTTCGCGCCGAGGTGCTAATGGACGTTATTAATGACGTGACCGGCGTGCCATCGAGCTTCGGCGCCACGTGGCCGGGCGCGCGGGCGATTGAGACGTGGAATTTCAAAATCAGCAGCGAATTTCTGGACGCCTTTGGTCGGCCCAACTCCAGCAGCGATCCCCCCTGCGAACGCAACACTTCAGGCACCATCGTCCAAGCGCTGCATCTGATGCACGGTGACGGGGTGCAGAAAAAAATCACCCACGCCCAAGGCCGCGCCCGTCGCCTCGCCGACAGCAAGAAGACCGTTACCGAGATTGCGGATGAAGTATACCTCGCAGCCTTGAGTCGCCGTCCCACCAAAAAAGAAACGGATCTCGTCAAAAAATTTTACCAAGGCCACAAGGTTGATGAAGATGATGAAACTAATCGCCGATCCGCCACCGAGGATTTCATCTGGGCGATCATCAACTCAGCAGAATTTGTGTTTAACCATTAA
- a CDS encoding alpha/beta hydrolase, translating into MDAEIRNAQGERLDYAFHAAKSHSPFTVVIGHGVTANMDRPFVTALAASLAMAGIPALRFSFSGNGGSEGRFEDSCITKEVEDLGAVIDALHSQGRQIAYVGHSLGGAVGVKRTVMDDRIELLVSLAGMVHTKKFAETEFGDETPGSGHMWGKEDCPLSQTFVDDMNHIGTVVGLAASVNVPWLMVHGTADDVVPIEESRELFEQANDPKELFVIENCDHVFDAETDPDALPAMVGKVSNWLMPRVMPGMEIKIEKEED; encoded by the coding sequence ATGGACGCGGAAATTCGCAACGCGCAGGGAGAGCGGCTGGACTACGCTTTTCATGCAGCAAAATCTCACAGCCCATTCACCGTGGTCATAGGCCATGGTGTGACGGCAAATATGGACCGCCCTTTTGTGACCGCGTTGGCGGCAAGCCTCGCGATGGCAGGCATACCGGCATTGCGTTTTTCTTTTTCCGGCAATGGCGGTTCCGAGGGACGCTTTGAAGATTCTTGCATCACCAAAGAGGTGGAGGATCTCGGGGCAGTGATCGACGCGCTGCACTCGCAAGGACGGCAGATTGCTTACGTGGGCCATAGTCTCGGCGGCGCGGTGGGCGTCAAACGCACGGTCATGGATGATCGCATCGAGTTGCTCGTATCACTTGCGGGTATGGTACACACCAAGAAATTTGCTGAGACTGAATTTGGCGATGAAACACCGGGCTCGGGCCATATGTGGGGTAAAGAGGACTGCCCGCTTTCGCAGACATTTGTGGATGATATGAATCACATCGGCACCGTGGTGGGGTTAGCGGCGAGCGTGAACGTTCCGTGGTTAATGGTGCACGGCACGGCGGATGACGTGGTGCCCATTGAGGAATCACGCGAGCTGTTTGAGCAGGCAAACGACCCAAAAGAGTTGTTCGTCATCGAAAATTGTGACCACGTTTTCGATGCTGAAACTGATCCCGATGCGCTGCCCGCGATGGTAGGCAAAGTGAGCAACTGGTTGATGCCAAGGGTGATGCCGGGTATGGAAATCAAGATTGAAAAGGAAGAAGACTAA
- a CDS encoding DUF1501 domain-containing protein: MNSRKYNCAGMGRRDFLQVGLGGMMGLGLADLLRAREAQAGKKINCILVWLDGGPSHYETFDPKPDAPKEIRGEFGAMKTNVPGVNFCDKVPHLAKVADKVTIVRSIWHKDPNHGGGNHYMMTGRPTPVPVNCGAFVTFHPSFGSMTSYERGVIKGLPPYMSLGRMTRSGGPNFLGAEHAPFVIKADPNSTSFKVRDVVLPQGISESRAENRQVLRRELDSLLRITDKVAKDPAVSFDRFNAQGVDLITSTAAQKAFDISKEDDKVRDAYGRNSLGQRMLLARRLTEVGVSFVTVYYGGWDHHTDIFKTLNGKFMTSWDQGLAALINDLDVRGQLDDTMVVCLGEFGRTPKVNKRGGRDHWPGAMSVLLAGAGIPRGQIVGATDAKGYYASENVYTPEDFAASLYRKLGIDPHQVLHTATGRPVQLVDGGSRIKELFA, encoded by the coding sequence ATGAACAGCAGAAAATACAACTGTGCCGGAATGGGGCGTCGGGACTTTTTGCAGGTGGGCTTGGGTGGGATGATGGGCCTGGGGCTGGCGGATTTATTACGGGCACGGGAGGCTCAGGCGGGAAAGAAGATTAATTGCATCCTCGTTTGGCTCGATGGCGGGCCGTCACATTATGAAACATTTGATCCGAAGCCGGATGCGCCCAAAGAGATTCGCGGCGAATTTGGCGCGATGAAGACAAACGTGCCGGGGGTGAATTTTTGCGACAAGGTGCCGCACTTGGCGAAAGTGGCGGATAAAGTGACGATCGTGCGGTCAATCTGGCATAAGGATCCGAACCACGGCGGCGGCAATCACTATATGATGACCGGTCGACCGACGCCGGTGCCGGTGAATTGTGGCGCGTTCGTGACGTTTCATCCGTCATTCGGATCAATGACCAGTTACGAGCGCGGCGTGATCAAAGGGTTGCCGCCTTATATGAGCCTCGGCCGGATGACCCGTTCGGGCGGCCCGAATTTTCTGGGTGCGGAGCACGCGCCGTTTGTGATTAAGGCGGATCCCAACAGCACAAGTTTTAAGGTTCGCGACGTGGTGTTGCCGCAGGGAATCAGCGAAAGCCGCGCGGAGAATCGGCAGGTCTTGCGTCGTGAACTGGATAGTCTGTTGCGCATCACCGATAAGGTAGCGAAGGATCCAGCGGTGAGTTTCGACCGCTTCAACGCGCAGGGCGTTGATCTGATTACCTCCACCGCCGCGCAGAAGGCGTTTGATATTTCAAAGGAAGACGACAAAGTCCGCGACGCTTACGGTCGCAACTCACTCGGCCAACGAATGTTACTAGCGCGGCGCTTGACGGAGGTGGGCGTGTCGTTTGTCACGGTTTATTATGGCGGTTGGGATCATCACACCGATATTTTCAAAACGCTCAACGGCAAGTTCATGACCAGTTGGGATCAGGGCCTCGCGGCATTAATCAATGACCTCGATGTGCGCGGGCAATTAGACGACACGATGGTCGTTTGCCTCGGTGAATTTGGCCGGACGCCCAAAGTGAACAAGCGCGGCGGGCGCGATCACTGGCCCGGCGCGATGAGCGTGCTATTGGCCGGGGCGGGGATTCCGCGCGGGCAAATCGTCGGAGCCACCGATGCGAAGGGCTACTATGCCTCCGAAAATGTTTACACGCCGGAAGATTTTGCCGCGTCGCTGTACCGCAAGTTAGGCATCGATCCGCATCAGGTGCTGCACACCGCCACCGGCCGGCCAGTGCAGTTGGTGGACGGCGGTTCGCGCATCAAGGAACTCTTCGCGTGA